The following are encoded in a window of Lactobacillus acidophilus genomic DNA:
- a CDS encoding bacteriocin immunity protein — MYQEEKDSLKIWLLDNITDLLVDKETKPEERKVLLDAKHQLENGEAANYVCNLIRVGLDPLSWQSKLSNSVMKFHSAIIADARPVSQQAGALGGALLGLAFSNVGRK; from the coding sequence ATGTATCAAGAAGAAAAAGATAGTTTGAAAATTTGGCTTTTAGACAACATTACTGATTTGTTAGTAGATAAAGAAACTAAGCCAGAAGAGCGGAAAGTTTTGCTCGATGCTAAGCATCAGCTTGAAAATGGTGAAGCCGCAAATTATGTTTGCAATTTAATTCGTGTAGGACTTGATCCATTAAGCTGGCAAAGTAAATTATCAAACAGCGTCATGAAATTTCATTCCGCAATTATTGCGGATGCTCGTCCGGTGTCTCAGCAAGCTGGCGCATTGGGTGGCGCTCTACTGGGTCTAGCTTTCAGTAACGTCGGTAGAAAATAA
- a CDS encoding UDP-N-acetylmuramoyl-L-alanyl-D-glutamate--2,6-diaminopimelate ligase, with the protein MSISLNTCILILKEHHLLKSSAVQDTVATKMDYVSYDSRDIQTNTLFFCKGAGFRPTYLSMAKSNGANCYVAEQPYPEGKGMHALIVRDVSKAMALLSAAFFRFPQDDLYVVAFTGTKGKTTSAYFLKGMLDQANGGRTALISSVNDVVGPKPEDSFKSSLTTPESLDLFRDMRTAVDNGMTHLVMEVSSQAYKKNRVFGLTYDLGFFLNISPDHIGPNEHPNFADYLHCKLQLMVNSRKCIINAETANFNEVYAAATTTTNPDSIYLFAREDFENPDLDVPIDFRFASQELDMKETRFKLFCATDKAKKLPINGDYTLKMLGDFNESNGTAAIIGAGLAGLNHDQCAKGIRNVTIPGRMQTERTKEHGMVVVDYAHNKASMMALMRFMQNEFNDPKIIVVVGAPGDKGVSRRPGFSESLSAYADKAFLTTDDPGFEDPKSIAEEIDAGIDHSKCDVTIELDRKKAIHDAIASAGPDDVVLICGKGADAFQKIRGVDTPYPSDIVVAQQVINELEGQDEHFRK; encoded by the coding sequence ATGAGTATTTCTTTAAATACCTGTATATTAATTTTAAAAGAGCACCATTTGCTCAAGTCAAGCGCAGTGCAAGATACTGTAGCAACCAAGATGGACTACGTTTCTTATGACTCACGCGATATTCAAACTAACACATTGTTTTTCTGTAAGGGAGCAGGCTTTAGACCAACTTATTTATCAATGGCTAAAAGTAATGGAGCAAATTGTTACGTTGCTGAACAACCATATCCTGAAGGTAAAGGAATGCACGCTTTAATTGTTCGCGATGTTTCAAAGGCAATGGCATTATTGTCAGCGGCATTTTTCCGTTTCCCACAAGATGATTTGTATGTTGTTGCATTCACTGGTACTAAGGGAAAGACTACTTCGGCATACTTTTTGAAGGGGATGCTTGATCAAGCAAACGGTGGTAGAACAGCTTTAATTTCTTCAGTTAATGATGTTGTTGGGCCAAAGCCAGAAGATAGCTTTAAATCAAGTTTAACTACACCAGAAAGTTTGGACTTGTTCCGTGATATGCGTACTGCTGTTGATAACGGTATGACTCACCTTGTAATGGAAGTTTCAAGTCAAGCTTATAAGAAGAACCGTGTATTTGGATTAACTTATGATTTAGGTTTCTTTTTAAATATCAGTCCGGATCATATTGGACCAAATGAACACCCTAACTTTGCGGATTACTTGCACTGCAAGTTGCAATTGATGGTTAACTCACGTAAATGTATTATTAACGCAGAAACTGCTAACTTTAATGAAGTATATGCAGCAGCAACAACGACTACTAATCCAGATAGCATTTACTTGTTTGCAAGAGAAGATTTTGAAAATCCAGATTTGGATGTGCCAATTGACTTTAGATTTGCTTCCCAAGAATTGGATATGAAAGAAACTCGCTTTAAGTTGTTCTGTGCCACTGATAAGGCTAAGAAGTTGCCTATTAATGGTGATTACACTTTAAAGATGTTGGGTGACTTTAATGAATCAAATGGTACAGCTGCCATCATTGGTGCAGGACTTGCCGGTCTTAACCATGATCAATGTGCTAAGGGGATCCGTAATGTTACTATCCCTGGTCGTATGCAAACTGAAAGAACTAAAGAACACGGTATGGTTGTTGTTGATTATGCCCACAATAAGGCTTCGATGATGGCTTTGATGAGATTCATGCAAAATGAATTTAACGATCCTAAGATCATCGTAGTTGTTGGTGCACCTGGTGATAAAGGCGTTTCACGTCGTCCAGGCTTTAGTGAAAGTTTGAGTGCATATGCTGATAAGGCATTTTTGACAACTGATGATCCAGGATTTGAAGATCCAAAGTCTATTGCTGAAGAAATTGATGCTGGTATTGATCACTCTAAGTGTGATGTAACAATTGAATTGGACCGTAAGAAAGCTATTCATGATGCAATTGCTTCAGCTGGTCCAGATGATGTAGTTTTAATCTGTGGTAAGGGTGCTGACGCTTTCCAAAAGATTCGCGGCGTAGACACTCCATATCCATCAGATATTGTGGTTGCTCAACAGGTAATTAACGAATTAGAAGGCCAAGACGAGCACTTTAGAAAATAA
- a CDS encoding bacteriocin immunity protein codes for MKNPMEGVGTHPDISPKDNEFMIKVRELVDSDPDLLGNSDIMKLVKVALFRAGKNEPVHEIANELDDGLSGYLAKNDFKAPAGVKKLQAELQKYIEV; via the coding sequence ATGAAAAATCCAATGGAAGGTGTCGGTACACACCCTGATATTAGCCCAAAAGATAATGAATTTATGATTAAGGTTAGAGAACTAGTTGATAGTGATCCTGATTTATTAGGCAATAGTGATATTATGAAACTGGTAAAAGTAGCTTTATTCAGAGCTGGCAAAAATGAACCTGTGCATGAAATTGCTAATGAACTTGATGATGGCTTGTCAGGCTACTTGGCTAAAAATGATTTTAAAGCACCAGCTGGTGTAAAAAAATTACAAGCTGAATTACAAAAATACATTGAAGTTTAA
- a CDS encoding aspartate/glutamate racemase family protein: MKHFFSIIGGMGTIATESYVRLINHRVKIARDQDYLNYILVNDAQVPDRTAYIKDHSKPNFFYDLKDDVEGQDKLGTDFLVMPCNTAHYFYDDLAALTDKPFLHMMRIAVHNFLDNYPDEEKIGLIATEGSIYDHLYADEIKKVGRKVELGGPEIQPMVNELIYSDIKEKGTVDHDLYHKILQTMHDKYGCNVILLGCTELSLAQEKAPDHPYNVIDPQSIIADVSIELALKIRNGMDPKEACAKYMYE, translated from the coding sequence ATGAAGCACTTTTTTAGTATTATTGGCGGCATGGGAACTATTGCTACCGAAAGTTATGTACGCCTAATTAATCATCGTGTTAAAATTGCACGTGATCAAGATTATTTAAATTATATTTTGGTAAATGATGCTCAGGTTCCTGACCGTACTGCCTATATCAAGGATCATAGTAAGCCAAATTTCTTCTATGATTTAAAAGATGACGTTGAAGGTCAAGATAAGTTAGGAACTGACTTTTTAGTCATGCCATGTAATACAGCACATTATTTTTATGATGACTTAGCTGCATTGACTGATAAGCCATTTTTGCACATGATGCGTATTGCCGTACATAATTTTCTTGATAATTATCCGGATGAAGAAAAGATCGGTTTAATTGCAACAGAAGGTTCAATCTATGACCATTTGTATGCTGATGAAATTAAGAAGGTGGGGCGCAAGGTAGAATTAGGTGGACCCGAAATTCAGCCAATGGTTAATGAATTGATTTACTCAGATATCAAAGAAAAGGGTACTGTAGATCATGATTTATATCATAAAATTTTGCAAACTATGCATGATAAATATGGTTGTAACGTGATTTTACTTGGTTGTACCGAATTGTCATTAGCGCAAGAAAAAGCACCTGATCATCCGTATAACGTCATCGATCCGCAATCAATTATTGCAGATGTTTCAATTGAATTAGCACTTAAAATCCGTAACGGAATGGATCCTAAAGAAGCATGTGCAAAATATATGTATGAATAA